From a single Myxocyprinus asiaticus isolate MX2 ecotype Aquarium Trade chromosome 47, UBuf_Myxa_2, whole genome shotgun sequence genomic region:
- the LOC127436725 gene encoding N-acetylglucosamine-6-sulfatase-like codes for MALFVFNSQSKMDSFPLIILHFILICVTLHCNNLAAATMYPRPNIVLILTDDLDVSIGGMIPLTKTKKLIGDAGITFSNTFVASPLCCPSRASILTGKYPHNHHVVNNTLEGNCSSVGWQKTQEPDTFPAFLQKHGTYQTFFAGKYLNEYGSTKAGGVEHVPPGWDHWFALERNSKYYNYTLSVNGRAQRHGQNYSEDYLTDVLANISIDFLENKSNRRPFFMMVSTPAPHSPWTAAPQYESSFPSVKAPRDPNFNIHGKDKHWLIRQAKTPMTNSSVEFLDNAYRKRWRTLLSVDDLVEKVVKKLEVRGELSNTYVIFTSDNGYHTGQFSLPMDKRQLYEFDIKIPLLVRGPKIKPNQTSSLLIANVDLGPTILDIAGYNVNETQMDGMSFLPIMIGQANSSTWRSDVLVEYEGEGSNISDPACPLLGPGVSECFPDCVCEDSYNNTYACVRTVSQVANLQYCEFDDNEVFVEVYNLTADPFELSNIAKSIDQEVLEKMNHRLMMLQSCSGPSCRTPGVYDSQFKFDPRLMFSSLNPHRNKLRQTLK; via the exons ATggctttatttgtttttaattcgcAGTCAAAGATGGACTCATTTCCgttaataatattacattttattcttatCTGCGTCACTTTGCATTGTAACAATCTGGCCGCGGCTACAATGTATCCAAGACCGAACATTGTTTTAATTCTAACAGATGATCTGGATGTATCGATCGGCGGAAtg ATCCCTTTGACTAAAACGAAGAAGCTTATAGGTGATGCTGGAATAACATTTTCAAACACT TTTGTTGCCAGTCCTCTTTGCTGCCCCAGCAGGGCGAGTATCCTGACCGGAAAGTATCCCCATAACCACCATGTTGTCAACAACACACTGGAGGGCAACTGCAGCAGTGTGGGGTGGCAGAAGACCCAAGAGCCCGACACCTTCCCTGCCTTTCTGCAGAAACACGGCACCTATCAGACCTTTTTTGCTGGGAAATATCTCAACGAG TATGGCAGCACAAAGGCTGGAGGAGTGGAGCATGTTCCCCCAGGCTGGGATCACTGGTTTGCCTTG GAAAGAAACTCAAAATACTACAATTACACACTGTCTGTGAACGGCAGGGCACAGCGACATGGACAGAACTACAGTGAGGATTACCTTACGGACGTTCTG GCCAATATTTCCATAGACTTCCTAGAAAACAAGTCTAACCGCAGGCCGTTTTTCATGATGGTGTCCACCCCGGCTCCACACTCACCCTGGACAGCCGCTCCTCAGTACGAGAGCAGTTTCCCCAGTGTCAAAGCTCCAAGAGACCCCAACTTTAACATACACGGCAAG GACAAACACTGGCTCATCCGGCAAGCTAAGACCCCCATGACAAACTCTTCAGTGGAGTTCTTGGATAATGCCTACAGGAAAAG GTGGCGCACTTTGCTGTCAGTAGATGACCTGGTGGAGAAAGTGGTGAAGAAGTTGGAGGTCAGAGGAGAGCTTAGCAACACCTATGTCATTTTTACCTCCGACAACGGTTACCACACAG GTCAGTTTTCTCTCCCCATGGATAAGAGGCAACTCTACGAATTCGATATCAAAATTCCTCTGCTGGTGCGAGGGCCTAAAATTAAACCGAACCAGACAAGCTCG TTACTCATAGCAAATGTGGATTTGGGTCCAACGATTCTGGACATAGCAGGATATAACGTCAATGAAACTCAGATGGATGGGATGTCATTTCTTCCTATCATG ATCGGTCAAGCAAACAGCAGCACATGGAGATCTGATGTTCTTGTGGAATATGAAGGAGAAGGAAGCAACATCTCAGACCCAGCTTGCCCTCTTCTGGGTCCAGGGGTCTCG GAGTGTTttcctgactgtgtgtgtgaggaCTCGTACAACAACACATATGCCTGTGTACGCACAGTATCACAGGTTGCCAACCTACAGTATTGTGAATTTGATGATAATGAG gTGTTTGTGGAGGTCTATAACCTGACAGCTGACCCTTTTGAACTGAGCAATATCGCCAAGAGCATCGATCAGGAAGTCCTGGAGAAGATGAACCATCGTTTAATGATGTTACAGTCCTGCTCAGGGCCATCCTGCAGAACGCCAGGCGTCTACGACTCGCA